From Hippoglossus stenolepis isolate QCI-W04-F060 chromosome 4, HSTE1.2, whole genome shotgun sequence, a single genomic window includes:
- the akap1b gene encoding A kinase (PRKA) anchor protein 1b, with protein sequence MPLRFRSVVPYTLPGVLALIGWWWYISRKKERLISHGSPEEAPTDTGLRTSPAEGSNGLIEKGTVSPTNDTECPTHRPPKVTDKKSDPENISLIHVLDSKAAPLPELSSEEAASLLGRIRGEEVHNACVLTQPAFGKGDSLQVSWKDHKDPEKSSSLGLVTELEIHQLNDPASAPEASVEEVVLPCRSNEVTSCPPTTAYLSDAERPEPEGEVAKYHSTINAQDEIIVCAVTPAKVQRAIRSEADTLETPPSAQDFHQHILTSTPADTDPTSIASTIAQDSITSSVTLGDIQIHSSSEEEQDLERLAAGLICGVISAATQEVLGVNRCQVTDNSKPSSSSTPLASGRQRSQQEPITTTQQHHHLLTSSSQISCESREATEKEQPGMTNGCSSAPVWETAEIRQRVHQTNTQTGHWPTPSQEEAQSVPLLNTQLKSDEVAVLAEDSACSTCHSEDGISSEDLQNSMFDNQMDVIQITDLSAREATQPRSLVETATDATVLDVTEENSVDAACEIKRLNGMGLRNGAHGACEVETDQSGGSDVNSMDSMDSGCTMGTGESQSNHAAPSSSELIIWEIEVPKQLVGRLIGKQGRFVSFIKQNSGAKIYISTLPYTQDFQICHIEGTQQQVDKALSLIGKKFKDLDLTNLYAPPVPQLALPSLPMTSWLLLPSGVTVEVIVVNIVSAGHIFVQQHTHPTYHALRSLDQQMFLCYSQPGTPALPSPAEVGVICAAPAVEGAWWRAQVITFYKETNEVEIRYVDYGGYDRVKIDSLRQIRSDFVTLPFQGAEVLLDNIAPIPGEDRFSPEATSALEEMTRGVALLAQVSNYDNNTGLPLVHLWNMVGEEVISVNRTLAERGLGSWVDGF encoded by the exons ATGCCGCTGAGGTTTCGCTCTGTTGTACCCTACACGCTTCCTGGAGTACTCGCACTTATCGGCTGGTGGTGGTACATCTCGCGGAAGAAAGAGCGCCTCATCAGTCATGGCAGCCCAGAGGAGGCTCCGACTGACACAGGCCTTCGAACATCTCCAGCAGAGGGTAGCAATGGTTTGATTGAAAAAGGCACTGTATCCCCCACAAATGACACAGAATGCCCAACCCACAGACCTCCAAAGGTCACTGACAAGAAAAGCGATCCTGAGAACATTTCCTTAATCCATGTCCTGGACAGCAAAGCAGCACCTTTACCAGAACTAAGTTCTGAAGAAGCTGCATCTCTTCTTGGCAGAATAAGGGGCGAGGAAGTCCATAATGCCTGTGTCTTGACGCAACCAGCTTTTGGCAAAGGCGACAGCCTGCAGGTGTCTTGGAAAGACCATAAAGACCCAGAGAAAAGCTCATCACTTGGTTTGGTAACAGAGTTGGAGATACACCAGCTCAATGATCCAGCCTCTGCTCCCGAAGCCTCGGTAGAAGAGGTGGTCTTGCCTTGCCGGTCTAATGAAGTCACCAGCTGCCCCCCCACAACAGCCTACCTGTCTGACGCAGAGAGGCCTGAGCCAGAGGGAGAAGTTGCAAAGTATCACAGCACTATTAATGCCCAAGATGAGATCATTGTTTGTGCAGTCACCCCAGCCAAAGTGCAGAGAGCGATCCGATCAGAAGCTGACACTCTAGAGACGCCCCCATCGGCGCAGGATTTTCATCAACATATTCTAACGAGCACACCTGCAGACACGGATCCGACCTCCATAGCCTCGACCATTGCACAAGACTCCATCACCTCATCAGTGACCCTAGGGGACATCCAaatacacagcagcagtgaagaggagcaggatctGGAGCGTCTGGCAGCTGGACTCATATGTGGGGTCATTTCGGCAGCCACCCAGGAGGTCCTTGGGGTTAACAGGTGCCAGGTCACAGACAACAGCaagcccagcagcagcagcacaccaCTGGCTAGCGGCAGACAACGCTCTCAACAGGAGCCAATCACAACTACACAGCAGCACCACCATCTACTGACAAGCTCCTCGCAGATCAGCTGTGAGTCTCGAGAGGCAACAGAGAAAGAACAGCCAGGAATGACTAATGGATGCTCCTCAGCTCCCGTATGGGAGACCGCTGAGATCAGGCAAAGGGTTCATCAGACAAACACTCAGACAGGCCACTGGCCAACACCATCGCAGGAAGAAGCACAGAGTGTGCCACTGCTAAACACGCAACTGAAAAGTGATGAAGTAGCCGTGCTGGCCGAGGACTCAGCCTGCAGCACATGCCACTCTGAGGATGGCATCAGCAGCGAGGACCTTCAGAACAGCATGTTCGATAACCAAATGGATGTAATCCAAATTACAGACTTGTCAGCAAGAGAAGCCACACAGCCTCGGTCGCTGGTTGAGACTGCCACAGACGCAACAGTTTTGGACGTAACTGAAGAAAACTCTGTGGATGCTGCATGTGAAATAAAGAGACTCAACGGAATGGGCCTGAGGAATGGAGCTCATGGGGCATGTGAGGTGGAGACGGACCAGTCGGGAG gCTCTGATGTGAATAGTATGGACTCAATGGACAGTGGCTGCACTATGGGTACTGGGGAAAGCCAGAGCAACCACGCTGCCCCCTCGAGCTCTGAGCTCATCATCTGGGAGATCGAGGTGCCAAAG CAACTTGTCGGGCGGTTAATCGGCAAGCAGGGAAGATTCGTGAGTTTCATCAAGCAAAACTCTGGTGCAAAGATCTACATCTCCACCCTGCCTTACACCCAGGACTTCCAGATCTGTCACATAGAGG gtacgCAGCAGCAGGTGGACAAAGCCCTGTCATTGATTGGGAAGAAGTTCAAAGATCTGGATTTAACAAACCTATATGCCCCTCCAGTGCCCCAACTCGCATTGCCATCACTTCCTATGACCTCCTGG CTCCTGCTCCCCAGTGGAGTGACCGTTGAAGTGATAGTGGTGAACATCGTGTCAGCCGGCCACATCTTTgtccagcagcacacacaccccACCTACCACGCCCTGCGAAGCCTCGACCAGCAGATGTTCCTCTGCTACTCCCAGCCCGGCACCCCGGCCCTGCCCTCACCTGCTGAAG TCGGTGTGATCTGTGCAGCTCCGGCGGTGGAAGGGGCCTGGTGGAGAGCTCAGGTCATCACCTTCTATAAAGAAACCAATGAGGTGGAGATTAGATATGTGGATTACGGAGGCTACGACCGAGTGAAGATCGACTCACTACGACAAATAAG GTCTGATTTTGTAACACTACCATTTCAAGGTGCAGAAGTGCTGCTCGACAACATCGCCCCGATTCCAG GAGAGGATCGTTTTTCACCAGAGGCGACATCGGCGTTGGAGGAGATGACCAGAGGAGTGGCGCTGCTTGCACAG GTATCGAACTATGACAACAACACAGGCCTCCCACTGGTCCACCTGTGGAACATGGTCGGAGAGGAG GTGATTTCAGTGAACCGTACCCTGGCAGAGAGAGGCCTGGGTTCTTGGGTGGATGGATTTTGA